A segment of the Dehalococcoidia bacterium genome:
TGGAACGCGGCGATCATGTCCGTGTCGCCGCTCATGTGCGCGACGATGCGCAGCTCAATTTGGGAATAGTCGCCGGAGAGGAGTTGCCAGTCGGGCGCGCCCTCTACGACGAAGGCCTTGCGCACCTCTCGCCCCACCTCCGTGCGCACGGGGATGTTCTGCAGGTTGGGGTCCGAGCTGCTCAGTCGGCCCGTGGCCGCGATGGTCTGGCTGTAGCTGGTATGAACGCGCCCCGTGCGCGGGTTGACCAGGAGGGGCAGGGCGTCCACGTACGTGGACTTGAGCTTCTGGAACTGGCGGAAGTCCAGGATTTTGTCAATAACGGGATGCGCGCCGCGCAGGCCTTCCAGGATGGACGCCTCCGTGGAGTAGCCGGTCCGTGTTTTCTTGCCCTTGCCCAGCTTCATCTCGGCGAAGAGGACGTCCCCCAGTTGCTTGGGCGAGTTCAGGTTGAACTGGTGCCCAACCAGGTTATAGACATCGGTCTCCAGTTGCCGGACTTGCTGCTCCATGCCCGTCGCCATCTGGCCCAGCCGCGACTCGTCCAGCTTGACGCCCGCCCGCTCCATCCGGACCAGCACGGGCACCAGCGGCATCTCCACGTCGGCGAACAGGCCGTCCTGGCCTTCCCGTCGCAGTTCGTCCTCCAGCAGCGCCTTGAGGCGCAGCGTTATGTCCGCGTCCGCGCAGGCGTACGGGGCGGCCCGCTCGATGGGCACCTGCGCCATGGAAATCTGTTTGGCGCCGCTGCCGATAAGCTCGCTTATGCGGGTCATCTCGACGTTGAGCCTGTCGAACGCCATTGACTTCAGGTCCAGCGCCTTGTACCCCAGCAGGTACGCGGCGATCATCGTGTCGAAGGCCCACGGCGTGATGGGGACGCCGCAGTTCGCCAGCACCAGCATGTCGTAGTTGGCGTTGTGCGCCACCTTCGCCAGCGACGCGTCCGTCAGCAGCGGGCGCAGCGCCTGGAGCACTGCGTCACGCGGGAGCTGCTGGCCCTGCGCGTGCCCCACGGGAATGTACGCCGCGACGCCCTCCGCGGGGGACACGGAGACGCCCACAAGCTCGGCGAGCATGGCGTCCGTGCCCGTGGTCTCCGTGTCTATGGCGAAGGTGCGCGCCTCGCGCAGCTCCCGGACGAGCCGCTCCAGCTCCTCGGCGGAGGTGATGGTGCGGTACGCCGTCTCGCTGGCCACGCTATGGACGGCGGCCTCTCCGGACTGTGCTGTCGTGTCCTGGAACATGCCGAGCTGCTGCGGGCCTTGCCCCGGGCGGGCCGCGCCGGGCAGTCGCTTCAGCAGGCCGCTGAACTCCAGCTCCCTGAACAGATCCAAGAGCTTGCCCCTATCCGGGACCTGGACGCGGCACGCCTCCGCGTCCAGCTTCACGGGGACGTCTGTCACGATGGTGGTGAGCTTCTTGCCGCGCAGCAGGGTCTCCTTGTTGGCGAGCAGCTTCTCACGCAGCTTGGGCTTCAACTCGTCAATGCGCTGGTAGATGCCCTCAATGCTGCCGAACTGCTGGAGCAGCTCTGCCGCTCTCACTTCCCCTATATCGGGCACGCCGGGTATGTTGTCCGAGTCGTCTCCTTTGAGCGCCTTGAAGTCCGCGATCTGAGCGGGGGAGACGCCGTAGCTCTCCCGCACGCGGGACTCGTCGTAGGTGACCATCTTGCCGGTGTAGGGCGACCACATGGAGACGCGCGCGTGCGGCCCGACGAGCTGCGTGATGTCCGAGTCGCCCGTCAGGATGATCACATCCAGATTCTGCTCCACGGCCTGCCGGCTGAGCGCGCCCAGCACGTCGTCCGCCTCGAACCCCTCCGCTTCGAAGACGGGGACACCGAATGCCTCCACGATCTGCCGCACGCGCTGCATCTGCGCGCGTAGCTCGTCCGGCATGGGCGGCCTCTGGGCCTTGTACTCGGCGTAGAGGGCGTCGCGGAAGGTGGGCGTGGGAAGGTCGAACGCGATGGCCCAGTAGGCGGGGCGCACCTCCTCAAGGGCCTTGAGAAGGGTCTGCGTGAAGCCGTATGTGGCCCCCGTCGGCTCTCCGGTGCGTCGCACGGACAGCCCCTTGTCCTTCAGGGCGTGGTACGCGCGGTGCACCAGCGCGTGTCCGTCAATGAGCAGCACGACGGGCTGAGCCTTGGACGGGGCCGACTCTCTGGCTGCGGCTTCGGCTTCGGCTTTGTCGCCGGTGGAAGACATATCTGACCTCAATACGCTGTCGCCATTATAGCAGAGGGGCCCGTTGCCGCCGTCCCTCTTGACATGCCGTCCGCGCGGACGTAGTATATCGCTTACCGATATACATCGCTCAGCGAGGTATCAATGGGCATGAGTGAACGCGCCTACTGGGAGCTTTTGATCAAGCGGGGCCTGGGGCGGCTGCTGGTGCTGGCCCGCCTCCTGGAAAGCCCGGCGCACGGCTACGCCATCGCCCGTAGCCTGAAGGACATTTACCCCGGCTGCTGCGAACCGAGCGACGCCATGATTTACCCCACGCTGAAGCAGCTTTACGAGGGCGGCTACGTCGCCTGCGAGGCGCGCTCCACGGAGGGTGGCCGCCCTCAGAAGCTCTGAACGCTCACTCCGCGGGGCCGGGACGCCCTGCGCGAGGCCGTGGCAGCCTGGAAGGCTATCCTGCCAGACATACAGCGGACTCTCGAGACGGTCGAACGGACTCTCGATGCTGGCGAACCAACACGCAAACCGGTGGCCGCGTCCTTCCCGCAGGGGAAGGGCCGGGGATAGGAGGAGGCATGTCTGAGACGACAAATCCGCGGAGAGACGTGAAGGAGGTCGTTCGCGAGCGGTACGGCGCCCTGGCCCGTTCGGCGGCGAGGACCGGCGCCACCATCACGCTCACGCCGAAGGAGTCGCAAAGTTGCTGCGGCCCAGCGGCGGCCAAGGGCGACATGGTGCGCGTGAAGGGGCTGTACAGCCATGCGGAGACGGAGGGCCTGCCCGCCGGAGCGCTGGCCGCCTCCGCGGGCTGCGGCAACCCGCTGGCGCTCGCCGAGGTGAGGCCGGGCGAGACGGTGCTGGACCTCGGCTCCGGCGGCGGGATTGACTGCCTGCTGGCGGCGCGACGCGTCGGCCCGACGGGCAGGGTCATCGGCATTGACATGACGCCGGACATGATCGCGCTGGCGCGGCGTAACGCGGCGGAGGTGAAGGCCACCAACGTGGAGTTCAGGCTGGCGGAGATGGAGAAGATGCCCGTGGACAGCGCGTCCGTGGACCTCGTCATCTCCAACTGCGTTATCAACCTCTCGCCGGACAAGGACGCCGTCTTCGGGGAGGCGTATCGCGCGCTGAAGCCTGGCGGGCGAGTGCTCATTTCTGATATCGTAACCACCGGCGAGATTCCCGCCGAGGTCCGCGCCAGCCTCGACGAGTGGTCGCACTGCATCGCGGGCGCGCTGCCGAAGGACGATTATCTGGCGAAGATGCGCGCCGCCGGCTTCCGCGACGTGGTCGTTGTGGACGAAAAGTCGGTCTCCAACCTGACGGGCTGGCGGATGAATCTGGCGAGCATCAAGGTGCGGGCGGTCAAGGCCTGCGGCTAGTGTCTCGTCCCTGAAATCTGTGTACAAATTGTCATTGCGAGGACTCCGGCTTGCCGGAGGACGAAGCAATCTGGAGGGGGGTGTACTCCGCAACCAGATTGCCACGCCCCGATTTCGTCGGTGCTCGCAATGACATTAGCAACGAACTTCGGGGACGCCACACAGCGGGCTTGCCCGGAAAGCCGGTTGCTGCTACCGTGTGGCTGCCGGAACTCCAAGCCCTCCGCGCAGTCGCAGAGGGCGCATAAGGGGGTGTCATGCGTCCTCAGTTCGGCATCGTCTTTACGCCCGCACCTCACGCGGACCTTGTGCGCTGGGCCACGCTCGCCGAGGAGGGCGGCTTCGAGCGGCTGGGCATAGCGGACAGCCCGTCGCTGTACCGGGACGCGTACGCGCTGATGGCCGTCATCCTGGCCAAAACGACCCGCATCCACGTCGGGCCGCGCGTGACGAACCCCGTGCTCGTCCACCCCGGCGTCATGGCGAGCACGCTGGCCTCGCTGTCAGAGCTGTCTGGAGGCCGCGTGTACATGGGCATAGGCACGGGCCACAGCGCGCTCCTGAACGTGGGGTTGAAGCCCGCCAGCCTGGGCACGCTCCGGAGCTTTGTCCTGGCGGTGCGCTCGCTCCTGACCACGGGCGAGGCGGAATGGCAGGGCAAACATGCGCGGATGACCTGGCGGGCGGACCAGCCCGTGCCCATCTACGTGGCCGCGGGCGGGCCGAAGTCGCTGGAGATGGCGGGCGAGATCGGGGACGGGGTGATCATCGGCAACGGCATGACGCCTGAGGTCGTCGCGCACGACATGGCGTGCATCGAGCGCGGCGCGCGGACGTCGGGGCGCGCGCTGCGTGACCTGCACTTGCAGTGGCTGATGGCGGCGTGCGTCGCCGACGACCCGGAGCAGGCCGGCCGCGAGGCGCGGGCGCAGATGTGCTCCAACGCCCACAGCGTGTTCCAGCACGGGATCGAGGGACAGTTCGTGCCCGCGCCATTGAAAGAGCGCGTCCAGGCGCTCTCGGATGGGTACATGGTCACCGAGCACGCACGCCCGGGGGAGTCCGCGCACAACGCTCAGCTTGTGGACGAGCTGGGGCTGCGCGAGTACCTGATAGACCGGTTTGGAATCGTCGGCTCGCCGGAGCGGTGCGTGGAGCGCATCAAGGAGTTGCAGCACCGGGGAATCAACGCGTTCTGGATGAGCGTGCACACCACGGAGAAGGAGAGGGTTATCCGGCTTCTGTCGGAGAAGGTGCTGCCGCACTTCCTGTAGTCAGCAGTCCTGCCTGCATTGCTTCCGCCGCCACGGCAGGGGTGAACGTTCCAGGACCCTCACCCAGCTTTGCACAGAAAGTGCCGTCTGCACAAAAAGGCAGCAGGCTGAACAAAAAGTCCAGTCTTTCAAATCTTGCTAGGCCAAGTCTCGACAGCAAGTTTTGCTAGGCGATTCTGTCGCTCTTTAATTTCCTTAGCGCCCCAAGATGCGCATTGGGCTGCCTCAATCGTCAGGGTAAACGTAGAATCTTGAAGTACGGGTCCCTTTTCCTTGTACGGGCTATTCCCGATCATAGAGTTTTTCTTCGCTTGCAAAATGACCATATTCCCAAGCCGTTTGTAATAGGCGGCGGCGGTTTCACTATCAATATCCGGCCATTCGTTTCCAGGATGTTCAGGCAGAATATGTTCAAGGTTGATTGCCTGCTCCTCATCTTGCGGAACCCACTCTGGTTCGGGTTCCTTTTTCAGATATAGTTCCATCGCACGTAGGTAGTACCGCGCCAAGTAGACGTGGGACACTCTCGCTTCCGAAAAGGCAGTCTCAAAGAGCGCATCTGTAGGAACGACATCTGACATTTTAGCCGCCAGTTCCTTCGCCGTCTTGATTTTCCTGGTTCCAACATCTTGGGCGCGAAGCGCATAGTTCCGGTCAAGAAGTCCACCACGTCCACCAACAATCAAAAATCGTACTGACCAATAGACAAAGAGTCGGAACGCATCCTGTGCCTCTTTAATTGAGAAGTAGCGAGCGACAGCGAACATGAGTGGGCGAATCTGCTCTACGCGAAGGTCACGATTGATGGTAGAAATATGTTTCCGCGTTCTGGTTCCGTATTGGTTCCATTTGGTATGGTCAGAGTTGTACAACGCGGCGTAGTCATTTGCCGCCTCTGCAACCTCACTGAGAAAAGTAAGCGCGCGGCTCTGGCTATCCACTGTCTGCCGAACCTTGTCAAAGACCTCTTGGCCTCTAGTTGGACCAGTCTTGGTAATCATGAAATGATGCAAGAATATGACTGTAACATCATCTTGCCCTAGCGATTCAAGGACACCCACCATCTTTGCCCAATGCTGTTGAGCCTCATTTATGCGATCCCCTGCGTAACTCAACAGGTGGTTCTTCAGCAAGTCAGCTTGGGATGCTTTGAGACCACGGTCGTTGAGGGTTTCAAACATCATGAAAGCGTTCAAATGATCGGGTACACGGAGCACGATGACTTGCGCTCCGGTGCGCACGAACTTAACCCATTCGAGCAACCGCGTTGTTTTCGCGGAGGGAGTATAAGGGTCCAAAATTTTTTGAATGTGCTTGGCAGCTATTTCACTCGCCAACTTGATACGCTTGTGGGATTCCTTCATGGGGGCAACCCCTCGTACAGGGTCATCAGGATTCGCCAGAATGAAATTCGAGAAGAACTCGTTATCGTCAACGTTCAAGCGAAGCTTAGGGACAATTGCCGTAGTGTTGATGTCCGTTGTCTTCAGGAAGTCATTCTCAATTGATTGGGCACGGGCAGCATCCTTATTCCAGTGGAAGTAGTCCCGAATGGCTGCCAAGAGGATCGTAGATGTCGCAAGTCGTTGTTGACCATCCGAAACCTCTGGAACCTCTCCCGCTCCCTTAGTTAGAACGATGGTTCCGAGAAAATAGCTGGCCTTGTTGTTAGCTATCGCATTCGCAAAGTCTTGGAGAAGGTCAGTGACATGATCTTCCTCCCATGAGTACTCTCGCTGGTTCAACGGAACGGCAAGGCGGTTGTGGGCCAAGACCTCTCCAATCCCCTTATACTCAAATCCAATTTCTTCCGTCGTAATATGCATGGTGACCTACCTTCAGCGTTTTAGGAACGCGATGGGAAGGGGGGC
Coding sequences within it:
- the polA gene encoding DNA polymerase I, which gives rise to MSSTGDKAEAEAAARESAPSKAQPVVLLIDGHALVHRAYHALKDKGLSVRRTGEPTGATYGFTQTLLKALEEVRPAYWAIAFDLPTPTFRDALYAEYKAQRPPMPDELRAQMQRVRQIVEAFGVPVFEAEGFEADDVLGALSRQAVEQNLDVIILTGDSDITQLVGPHARVSMWSPYTGKMVTYDESRVRESYGVSPAQIADFKALKGDDSDNIPGVPDIGEVRAAELLQQFGSIEGIYQRIDELKPKLREKLLANKETLLRGKKLTTIVTDVPVKLDAEACRVQVPDRGKLLDLFRELEFSGLLKRLPGAARPGQGPQQLGMFQDTTAQSGEAAVHSVASETAYRTITSAEELERLVRELREARTFAIDTETTGTDAMLAELVGVSVSPAEGVAAYIPVGHAQGQQLPRDAVLQALRPLLTDASLAKVAHNANYDMLVLANCGVPITPWAFDTMIAAYLLGYKALDLKSMAFDRLNVEMTRISELIGSGAKQISMAQVPIERAAPYACADADITLRLKALLEDELRREGQDGLFADVEMPLVPVLVRMERAGVKLDESRLGQMATGMEQQVRQLETDVYNLVGHQFNLNSPKQLGDVLFAEMKLGKGKKTRTGYSTEASILEGLRGAHPVIDKILDFRQFQKLKSTYVDALPLLVNPRTGRVHTSYSQTIAATGRLSSSDPNLQNIPVRTEVGREVRKAFVVEGAPDWQLLSGDYSQIELRIVAHMSGDTDMIAAF
- a CDS encoding PadR family transcriptional regulator; this translates as MGMSERAYWELLIKRGLGRLLVLARLLESPAHGYAIARSLKDIYPGCCEPSDAMIYPTLKQLYEGGYVACEARSTEGGRPQKL
- the arsM gene encoding arsenite methyltransferase; this encodes MSETTNPRRDVKEVVRERYGALARSAARTGATITLTPKESQSCCGPAAAKGDMVRVKGLYSHAETEGLPAGALAASAGCGNPLALAEVRPGETVLDLGSGGGIDCLLAARRVGPTGRVIGIDMTPDMIALARRNAAEVKATNVEFRLAEMEKMPVDSASVDLVISNCVINLSPDKDAVFGEAYRALKPGGRVLISDIVTTGEIPAEVRASLDEWSHCIAGALPKDDYLAKMRAAGFRDVVVVDEKSVSNLTGWRMNLASIKVRAVKACG
- a CDS encoding LLM class flavin-dependent oxidoreductase, with product MRPQFGIVFTPAPHADLVRWATLAEEGGFERLGIADSPSLYRDAYALMAVILAKTTRIHVGPRVTNPVLVHPGVMASTLASLSELSGGRVYMGIGTGHSALLNVGLKPASLGTLRSFVLAVRSLLTTGEAEWQGKHARMTWRADQPVPIYVAAGGPKSLEMAGEIGDGVIIGNGMTPEVVAHDMACIERGARTSGRALRDLHLQWLMAACVADDPEQAGREARAQMCSNAHSVFQHGIEGQFVPAPLKERVQALSDGYMVTEHARPGESAHNAQLVDELGLREYLIDRFGIVGSPERCVERIKELQHRGINAFWMSVHTTEKERVIRLLSEKVLPHFL
- a CDS encoding DUF262 domain-containing protein; this translates as MHITTEEIGFEYKGIGEVLAHNRLAVPLNQREYSWEEDHVTDLLQDFANAIANNKASYFLGTIVLTKGAGEVPEVSDGQQRLATSTILLAAIRDYFHWNKDAARAQSIENDFLKTTDINTTAIVPKLRLNVDDNEFFSNFILANPDDPVRGVAPMKESHKRIKLASEIAAKHIQKILDPYTPSAKTTRLLEWVKFVRTGAQVIVLRVPDHLNAFMMFETLNDRGLKASQADLLKNHLLSYAGDRINEAQQHWAKMVGVLESLGQDDVTVIFLHHFMITKTGPTRGQEVFDKVRQTVDSQSRALTFLSEVAEAANDYAALYNSDHTKWNQYGTRTRKHISTINRDLRVEQIRPLMFAVARYFSIKEAQDAFRLFVYWSVRFLIVGGRGGLLDRNYALRAQDVGTRKIKTAKELAAKMSDVVPTDALFETAFSEARVSHVYLARYYLRAMELYLKKEPEPEWVPQDEEQAINLEHILPEHPGNEWPDIDSETAAAYYKRLGNMVILQAKKNSMIGNSPYKEKGPVLQDSTFTLTIEAAQCASWGAKEIKERQNRLAKLAVETWPSKI